From a single Bacillus pseudomycoides DSM 12442 genomic region:
- a CDS encoding EcsC family protein, translating to MTEYEGKVIKELQQWKLTIMKSSSMMTRFSKKVQTKVQQLIPEKVQNVLTETIKKMVQGISAGSNFIKPKLKETDWSLERRDAEVLKKMDEYKKIAAAEGAGTGAGGILLGLADFPLLLSIKIKFLFDAATMYGFDTSKEEERLFILHVFQLAFSSDDHRKEIWKAIETWDTEKENHMDWEKFQQEYRDYIDLAKMLQLVPIIGAPVGAYANYQLLQRLGEVTMNCYRLRLLQRKGISI from the coding sequence ATGACTGAATATGAAGGGAAGGTCATAAAAGAATTACAGCAGTGGAAACTTACAATCATGAAAAGTTCTTCTATGATGACCAGGTTTTCGAAAAAGGTACAAACGAAAGTACAACAGCTAATTCCAGAAAAAGTACAAAATGTGTTAACAGAAACAATTAAAAAGATGGTGCAAGGTATTAGCGCCGGATCCAATTTTATAAAACCGAAGTTAAAAGAAACAGACTGGTCGCTCGAAAGAAGAGATGCAGAAGTGTTAAAGAAAATGGACGAGTACAAAAAGATTGCCGCAGCAGAAGGCGCCGGAACAGGAGCTGGTGGTATTCTTTTAGGACTGGCCGATTTTCCGCTCCTGCTCAGCATTAAAATTAAATTTTTATTCGATGCAGCGACTATGTATGGATTCGATACGAGTAAAGAAGAAGAGCGACTTTTTATTCTGCACGTGTTTCAATTAGCATTTTCAAGTGATGATCATCGCAAGGAAATATGGAAAGCGATCGAAACGTGGGACACAGAGAAAGAAAATCATATGGACTGGGAGAAATTCCAGCAAGAGTACCGCGATTATATCGATTTAGCGAAGATGCTGCAGCTTGTGCCGATTATTGGTGCTCCGGTCGGTGCATATGCAAACTATCAATTGTTGCAACGCCTCGGAGAAGTGACGATGAA